A section of the Falco peregrinus isolate bFalPer1 chromosome 3, bFalPer1.pri, whole genome shotgun sequence genome encodes:
- the ACOT13 gene encoding acyl-coenzyme A thioesterase 13, with amino-acid sequence MGFTVESLKEAMKYMVESQGFDRVLRKMKLLSATPGKIVCEMKVEEEHTNRGGTLHGGLTATLVDVVSTAALLYTERAVPGVSVDMNITYTSAAKIGEEILITAQILKQGRNIAFASVDLTNKATGKLIAQGRHTKYIGS; translated from the exons ATGGGGTTCACGGTGGAGAGTCTGAAGGAGGCCATGAAGTACATGGTGGAGTCGCAGGGCTTCGACCGGGTGCTCCGCAAG ATGAAACTTCTTTCTGCAACTCCTGGAAAAATTGTTTGTGAAATGAAAGTAGAGGAGGAGCATACAAACAGAGGTGGTACGTTACATGGAGGTTTGACAGCCACACTTGTGGATGTGGTGTCGACAGCAGCGTTGCTGTACACGGAAAGAGCAGTGCCTGGGGTCAGTGTGGACATGAACATCAC ATACACTTCTGCTGCTAAGATTGGAGAAGAGATACTGATTACAGCTCAGATTCTGaagcaaggaagaaatattGCATTTGCCAGTGTGGATTTAACAAATAAAGCAACTGGAAAGTTAATTGCACAAGGTAGACACACAAAGTATATAGGAAGTtaa